One part of the Lotus japonicus ecotype B-129 chromosome 2, LjGifu_v1.2 genome encodes these proteins:
- the LOC130736731 gene encoding putative FBD-associated F-box protein At5g56820 encodes MFHNLIHMELSYKKCDKKDLFEAVELLKDCPKLQVLVIDQRNFPIYKFGEIKGELRDWQCPQSVPECILLHLKKCYLNDYSGTEGEFQFARYILQNGRFLESMTICNISDVNQQGELKNPKELSSCTRQSANCKLYLQTFL; translated from the exons ATGTTTCACAATTTAATCCATATGGAACTCTCCTATAAAAAGTGTGATAAAAAAGATTTGTTTGAGGCAGTGGAACTGCTCAAGGATTGCCCTAAACTTCAAGTTCTTGTCATTGACCAG CGAAACTTTCCTATCTATAAGTTTGGTGAAATTAAAGGTGAATTAAGAGATTGGCAATGCCCACAATCTGTTCCTGAATGCATTCTGTTACACCTTAAAAAATGCTATCTAAATGATTATAGCGGCACCGAAGGTGAGTTTCAATTTGCAAGATATATTCTCCAGAATGGAAGATTTTTAGAGAGCATGACTATATGCAACATCTCAGATGTAAATCAACAGGGAGAGCTTAAGAATCCTAAAGAATTATCCTCATGCACAAGGCAGTCTGCAAATTGTAAACTTTATTTGCAAACTTTtctttga